The genome window ccccccctttctttgtGTTGACTTCCACTCATTTCCTTTGGACCCTTTCACTGCAACTAGCAGCTTGACTtgtttaatattattacttgCCACCATCAAGTAGCTCTTCTTGTATTAACTTTTGCCTGTGATGTGTCCTTTGGGTGTCGGTATCATACCTTCATTTCGACCTTGGCTCTGACCCAATTCTAAATTGATGTCCAACACCAACGAGCCaaagcatcatcatccatccgCTACACCCGTAGTTTTGAtgatcttttcttttcccccctttGACAACACCGTCCTCTCATTCTTCCCCCAACCACGGCTTTTATCCCACTTCTCCTTTGCCTTTCACAACCCCAAATCCCATattcctcccccatctccctttCCCGAACCCTCACATCAACCCCCTAACAAACTGATCCAGCCCCAACTCAAAAAGCTcattcctcaccccctcaccccccttgTGTTCCACCGGACTGAGCGGGTTCTTCACCACATACTCCACCCACAGGTTGATATATATTTGATGCAGCACATTCCGCATGCTCAGCGTCGCCACGTCAGTCAGCATGACGAACCGCAGATTGGAGGCTGTCTCGTAGTAATGGAGCTTGTACTGCGCGGTTCGGTAACTGATGAAGGCGTCGTCGGAGCCGCCGAGTTTGCGGACCATGTTTCGGAGGGAGAAGACGGTGCCAAAGATTAGTTTGGCGTTGTCGGAGGATTGTTTTTGGGTGAGGATGCTGGAGgtgggttgttgtggtggtggttgtggtggttgttgggggtgggagtgggtaggggggaggatgtcggtggaggaggcggcggggggggggagccAGGATTTGGAGTAGATGCATTCCgctggggagaggttgttAGCAATATATAAGGG of Podospora pseudopauciseta strain CBS 411.78 chromosome 7 map unlocalized CBS411.78m_7, whole genome shotgun sequence contains these proteins:
- the bet5 gene encoding Trafficking protein particle complex subunit BET5 (COG:U; EggNog:ENOG503P30X), whose amino-acid sequence is MVVYSFYIFDRHTECIYSKSWLPPPAASSTDILPPTHSHPQQPPQPPPQQPTSSILTQKQSSDNAKLIFGTVFSLRNMVRKLGGSDDAFISYRTAQYKLHYYETASNLRFVMLTDVATLSMRNVLHQIYINLWVEYVVKNPLSPVEHKGGEGVRNELFELGLDQFVRGLM